The following are from one region of the Oscillatoria sp. FACHB-1407 genome:
- a CDS encoding class I SAM-dependent methyltransferase translates to MTVQPFGSTQAEQFAERLLTILNSGALTLMTSIGHRTELFDTMAELPPSTSQAIADAAGLNERYVREWLGAMVTGQFVTYNPIDKTYTLPAEHAACLTRAATSDNIAPFAQYIPLLGSVEEQIIHCFYNGGGVPYSEFKRFHAVMAEDSGQTTVSALFDHVLPLIPGLTNALEQGIAVLDLGCGSGYALNKLARAFPNSQFTGYDFSEEAIAHAKGEAQLRKLSNIQFQVKDAATLDERDRYDLITTFDAIHDQAKPDIVLRNIYHALRSDGVYLMQDIHAASDVGGNLDHPAAPLLYTLSCMHCMTVSLAHGGMGLGAMWGQEQALHMLKDAGFTQVEVKRLAHDFQNDYYIVRKN, encoded by the coding sequence ATGACAGTACAACCTTTTGGCTCAACCCAAGCAGAACAATTCGCCGAGCGGCTGCTAACCATTCTCAACAGCGGAGCATTAACGCTCATGACCTCAATCGGGCATCGTACCGAACTGTTTGACACAATGGCAGAGTTGCCACCTTCCACCAGTCAAGCCATTGCCGATGCTGCCGGATTGAATGAACGCTACGTCCGAGAGTGGCTGGGCGCTATGGTGACAGGACAATTCGTTACCTATAACCCAATCGACAAAACCTACACTCTACCTGCGGAACATGCGGCTTGCCTCACCAGAGCTGCAACCTCCGACAACATTGCCCCCTTTGCCCAATATATTCCGCTGTTGGGCAGCGTGGAAGAACAAATCATTCACTGCTTCTACAATGGCGGCGGCGTTCCCTACTCCGAGTTCAAGCGGTTCCATGCGGTGATGGCAGAAGACAGCGGACAAACCACCGTTTCTGCCCTGTTTGACCATGTGCTGCCGCTGATTCCCGGACTCACCAATGCTCTGGAACAAGGGATTGCAGTCCTGGATTTGGGTTGTGGGAGTGGCTATGCGCTGAACAAACTGGCGCGTGCCTTTCCCAACAGTCAATTTACGGGATACGACTTCTCGGAGGAGGCGATCGCCCATGCTAAGGGAGAAGCCCAACTGCGAAAATTGAGCAACATTCAGTTTCAGGTGAAGGATGCTGCCACTCTGGATGAACGCGATCGCTACGACCTGATTACAACCTTCGATGCCATTCATGATCAGGCAAAACCTGATATTGTGCTGCGGAATATCTACCATGCGCTGCGATCGGATGGGGTTTATCTAATGCAGGATATCCATGCTGCATCGGATGTCGGTGGCAATCTGGATCATCCGGCTGCTCCGTTGCTCTACACGTTGTCCTGTATGCATTGTATGACCGTGTCGCTCGCCCATGGCGGCATGGGATTAGGCGCAATGTGGGGACAGGAGCAGGCACTACACATGCTCAAAGACGCAGGGTTTACCCAGGTTGAAGTCAAACGGCTGGCACACGACTTCCAAAACGATTACTACATCGTTCGCAAGAACTAA
- a CDS encoding transglutaminase-like domain-containing protein, whose product MMLPQEVDGNACLQPSPIIDWQHPHILKLAQELSSKYSSSEAIAQACFEWVRDQIYHSVDYQMNPVTCRASDVLKYKTGYCYAKSHLLAALLRANGIPAGFCYQRLSIDGEGAPYCLHGLNAVYLPKTGWYRIDARGNRSDINAQFTPPIEQLAYSARLPGEVDSQTIWTEPLPLVVSALQAHTQWDEMLGYLPDLLLDL is encoded by the coding sequence ATGATGCTGCCTCAAGAAGTTGACGGGAACGCCTGTTTGCAGCCCAGCCCAATCATTGATTGGCAACACCCGCACATTTTGAAACTAGCACAGGAGCTTTCATCCAAGTATTCCTCATCAGAGGCGATCGCCCAAGCTTGTTTTGAATGGGTGCGCGATCAGATTTACCACAGCGTGGATTACCAGATGAATCCCGTCACCTGTCGAGCATCCGATGTTTTGAAATACAAGACAGGCTACTGCTATGCCAAAAGCCATTTGTTAGCCGCGTTACTCAGAGCCAATGGCATTCCTGCTGGATTTTGCTACCAGCGATTGAGCATTGACGGTGAAGGTGCGCCCTACTGCCTGCACGGATTGAATGCCGTTTACTTGCCCAAAACAGGATGGTATCGGATTGATGCAAGGGGAAATCGATCGGACATCAACGCTCAGTTTACGCCTCCGATCGAGCAGTTAGCCTATTCCGCTCGACTGCCAGGAGAAGTTGATTCACAAACTATTTGGACAGAGCCGCTTCCACTCGTGGTATCAGCCCTGCAAGCTCATACCCAATGGGATGAAATGCTTGGTTATCTCCCAGACTTGCTTCTTGACCTCTAG